One window of Tenacibaculum maritimum NCIMB 2154 genomic DNA carries:
- a CDS encoding DUF3570 domain-containing protein, with translation MQLKIPISIFFILSSLVLSSQNKIKKLDKAQVDILYNYYEQDGNNGAVTGGKGSERLDNSAPQISVSIPVNKVATLGMTLGLDHYTSASTANIDKYGTTTTSASRSNAGKAINNSSSLASEDTRKYGSLNLNRLIPEKNTVVSVLYGHSKEFDVTSNYAKITWQKDSKDNNKFLNISAGIFIDKWLLIYPGEIRAGRNRGKEWGDHDDDDDDDDDDDDDDDDDDDDDYDKKEIRRGSLSRDDDDDEYYISEESLSENYEKDTRFTYNVGVTYGGNINQRLNASVTAEAIFQKGILNTPFHRVYFNDGIQNEAYKLVKSERLPRSRIKKALGLRANYFVNSFLITRFLYRFYTDDFGITGHTFELEAPLKIGSGFTVYPFYRFHTQTKADYFQPYAMHDLNAVFYTSDYDLSEFSTRKYGIGIRFSPTNGLLSFKINRKKEFQFKTLEFKLSNYSRSTGLEATSVTISNVFTF, from the coding sequence ATATCTATTTTTTTTATACTTAGCTCATTAGTTCTTTCTTCTCAAAACAAAATAAAAAAGCTGGATAAGGCTCAGGTTGATATCTTATACAATTACTATGAACAAGATGGAAATAATGGTGCTGTTACTGGAGGTAAAGGTTCGGAAAGATTAGATAATAGTGCTCCGCAAATTTCGGTTTCAATACCCGTAAATAAGGTAGCTACTTTAGGAATGACTTTAGGACTTGATCATTATACATCTGCAAGTACAGCTAATATTGATAAATACGGAACGACTACTACATCTGCGAGTAGATCGAATGCTGGAAAAGCTATAAATAATAGTAGTAGTTTGGCAAGTGAAGATACTCGTAAGTACGGCTCTTTAAATTTGAATAGATTGATTCCAGAGAAGAATACGGTAGTTTCTGTATTATATGGACATTCAAAGGAGTTTGATGTAACGTCTAATTATGCAAAAATTACTTGGCAAAAAGACTCAAAAGATAATAATAAGTTTTTAAATATAAGTGCAGGCATTTTTATAGATAAATGGCTGTTGATTTATCCAGGGGAGATACGTGCGGGTAGAAATAGAGGAAAAGAGTGGGGGGATCATGATGATGATGACGATGATGATGACGATGACGATGATGATGATGATGATGATGATGATGATGATTATGATAAGAAGGAAATAAGAAGGGGTAGTTTGAGTAGAGATGATGACGATGATGAATATTATATTTCAGAGGAATCACTTTCTGAGAATTATGAAAAGGATACACGTTTTACTTATAATGTTGGGGTGACTTATGGAGGAAATATTAATCAACGACTAAATGCTTCGGTAACCGCAGAAGCTATTTTCCAAAAAGGAATTTTAAATACTCCATTCCATAGAGTTTATTTTAATGATGGAATTCAAAATGAAGCATATAAATTAGTAAAGAGTGAGCGTTTGCCTAGATCTCGTATCAAGAAAGCACTAGGGCTTAGAGCTAATTATTTTGTAAATAGTTTTTTAATTACGCGATTTCTATATCGATTTTATACAGATGATTTTGGTATAACTGGCCATACTTTTGAATTAGAAGCTCCATTAAAAATAGGAAGTGGTTTTACTGTATATCCTTTTTATAGATTTCATACTCAAACCAAGGCGGATTATTTTCAGCCTTATGCTATGCATGATTTGAATGCAGTGTTCTATACTTCAGATTATGATTTGTCAGAATTTAGTACTAGAAAATATGGCATAGGAATTAGGTTTTCACCAACTAATGGCTTGCTAAGTTTTAAAATAAATAGAAAAAAAGAATTTCAGTTTAAAACCCTTGAGTTTAAGCTGTCTAATTATAGTAGGAGTACAGGTTTAGAAGCTACTTCAGTAACAATTAGCAATGTATTTACATTTTAA
- a CDS encoding 2-hydroxyacid dehydrogenase, with the protein MKILHLDTNHPLLLDQLIELGAVNHEDYTSSKKEIESKIHLYDGLIIRSRFTIDRSFLDKASNLKFIGRVGAGLENIDCEYATKKNIELISAPEGNRNAVGEHTLAMLLSLFNKLNKADREVREGKWFREANRGIELDGKTVGLIGYGNMGKAFAKKLQGFDVNVICYDIKQNIGDENCAQVSLSELQKRSDILSLHTPQTSLTINMVNEAFISQFAKPFWLLNTARGKSVVTTDLVSAIKSGKILGAGLDVLEYEKKSFENLFTNTKMPNAFQYLVDSEKVIFSPHVAGWTIESKEKLAQTIVDKIKIKFYSN; encoded by the coding sequence ATGAAAATACTACACCTTGATACCAACCATCCTTTATTATTAGATCAACTTATTGAATTAGGAGCTGTTAATCATGAAGACTATACTTCTTCTAAAAAAGAGATTGAATCAAAAATACATTTATATGATGGACTTATCATACGAAGCAGGTTTACTATTGATCGTTCTTTTTTAGATAAAGCCAGCAATCTCAAATTTATTGGACGCGTTGGTGCTGGACTAGAAAATATAGATTGTGAATATGCTACTAAAAAAAATATTGAGTTAATTTCAGCTCCTGAAGGAAATAGAAATGCCGTTGGAGAACACACTTTGGCCATGTTACTTTCTTTATTTAACAAACTAAATAAAGCAGATAGAGAGGTTCGTGAAGGCAAATGGTTTCGAGAAGCTAATCGCGGTATTGAACTTGACGGAAAAACAGTTGGCTTAATCGGCTATGGAAATATGGGAAAAGCCTTTGCTAAAAAACTACAAGGCTTTGATGTAAACGTTATTTGTTATGATATAAAACAAAATATTGGAGATGAAAACTGCGCTCAAGTTTCTTTAAGTGAATTGCAAAAAAGATCAGACATCCTCAGCTTACATACTCCACAAACTTCATTAACCATAAATATGGTTAATGAAGCGTTTATCAGTCAGTTTGCAAAGCCTTTCTGGTTATTAAATACCGCTAGAGGAAAATCTGTTGTAACTACTGACTTAGTTTCTGCTATTAAATCAGGGAAAATATTAGGCGCTGGGCTAGATGTTTTAGAGTATGAGAAGAAATCATTTGAAAATTTATTCACCAACACTAAAATGCCAAATGCCTTTCAATATTTAGTGGACTCAGAAAAAGTGATTTTTTCTCCACATGTAGCTGGTTGGACTATCGAAAGCAAAGAAAAGCTAGCCCAAACTATTGTGGATAAAATCAAAATAAAATTTTACTCAAATTAA